The DNA sequence ACGGTTGATGATGTTCTGGATGTTATTGAACGGGAAGCTACCGAGGACATGATGCGTATGGCTGCCACTATTGATAGTGAAGGGGAAGACCCTGACGCCAGCCCTGTGAAGCGGGCACTGCGGCGTTTGCCCTGGTTGGTGGGTTTGCTTTTCGGAGAGCTGGTGGCCGGTCATGTAATCGAGGGCTTTTCCGAAATCCTGCAACATTTAACGGCCCTGGCTTTTTTTATGACAGCCATAGCCGGAGGTACGGGCAATGCGGCCACCCAGTCCCTGGCTGTGGTGGTAAGAGGAATTGCCACCGGAGAGGTAGATCCCGGTCAAATTTTAAAGGTGATCTGGAAAGAAGCCCAGGTGGGGATGTGGGTGGGCCTGGTTTGCGGTCTGGTTGTGGGATCCTTTGCTTTTGTGTGGCAGGGTTCTCCCTCCCTTGGTCTGGTTGTGGGCGGGGCACTGGCCGTGAGTATCACCGTTTCCACCATCCTGGGCAGTTTTGTGCCGGTGATTATCAACCGCATCGGGGTAGATCCGGCCCTGGCCTCGGGACCTTTCATTACTACCTTGATGGACGTTAGCAGTATGTTTATTTATTTCACCCTGGCAACCCTTATTCTGATCCGGTAAACAATGGCCCGGTTCCTATTGCTCCCCATCTTTTTACCAGGTTATTTTCAATACCTAAAAGATCCAGTACCCGCCCTGTTGTTTGCAGGACCAGGTCTTCGATGGTTTCCGGGTGCTGGTAAAAGGATGGCACCGGGGGCATGATGACTACCCCGAGCCGGGCCAGTTTGAGCATGTTTTCAAGATGGATGGCATTTAAAGGCGTCTCCCTGGTCATCAAGATCAGGGGACGCCTTTCTTTTATGGTCACGTCGGCGGCCCGGGTGATCAGGTTGTCGCTGTAACCCAATGCTATAGATGCCAGGGTTTTCATACTGCAGGGGGCAATGATCATACCCTGGTGCACAAAAGACCCGCTGGCTACCGGTGCAGCCAGGTCATTGGCCGCGTAAGAGTAGCTGGCCAATGCCATGACCTGCTCCGGTGTCCACCGGGTTTCCAGGGTGATGGTTTTTGCCGCCCAGGGGCTCAAAATAAGGTGGGTTTCAATCCCTGAGAGCTTTAATTGGTCCAGCAGGGTTATGCCGTAAATCGCTCCCGATGCACCGGTTATGGCTACTATAATACGCAACTTTTTTACCGTCCCTTTTAAGTATATGTTTCGTTTGCTTTATTTTATCCTAACACCGGTAATTGTTCAATATGGACCACTAATGCAAGGAGGGTATGCCGGTCCATCCCTCGTTTACCTTTAGCCAGTCAGCCAATGGCAACCGGTGACATTATTTTACAGCATAGGAGGTATGCCGCCGGTAAATATTAAAAAATGGCGGTAAATACGTATGGAAATGGAGGTGAGCCAATGAGAAAATGGCCCGTCTGGTTTTCCATAATATCCCTGGCGCTGATGCTGGTATCCGGCTGCACGGTAGCCCGTAAACCCGCCCCGCCATCTCCGGCTGCGCCGGGACCTGCTCCAACAGCCCCCGGTCAGGCGGCACCGGCCCCCCGGCCCTTACCCACCACGCCGGCGGAAGCCCACCGGCTGGCCACAAAGCTGGCGGCTGAAGCCGAGAAAGTACCCGGCGTAAAATCGGCCACGGTCGTCCTGACCGGGAACACGGCCATTGTGGGGCTCGATATTAAAAGCGGGGTAGAGAGGGGGCGCACAGCGGCTATTAAGGATGAAGTGGCCCGGAAGATTAGGGCGGCGGATAAACGCGTAGCTACCGTGCGGGTAACTACCGATCCGGATACAGTTACCCGCATCCGCAGAGTGGCTGAAGGCATCAGCCGGGGTACTCCTGTAGCCAGCTTCAACCGGGAGATTCAGGAAATCCTGCGCCGCATTACGCCCACCACCAGGTAATGATTTGAAACGCCTTTAACACTATTTGGGATTTTCATTGGCCCTGCGAAGGCCTTTGTTACTCCTATAACCCTAAATTTTTTTATCCAAATGGAAACCCTCTGATTTGAGGGTTTTTTTCTTAGAGAAACCTCCGGATGAATTGTTGAAAAAGAACAAAATCAAAGCCAAGCATTTGTCCCTTACCCACAAAGGAGCCGGGACCCAAGCTTAGAATATATTATAGACATAATGTCTGATTATGTCTAAAAGTTTTAGCTTGACAACTTTTCTACTTATTTTGAATAGTAAGACTATTACTTCGGTAAAAACCAGTTAGTTGGGTTGTGATGCGGGAAGACATTTTTCTTTTATGCTTGAGACGTTATAACTTCCCTGTTGTTTTTACATAGTCAGTGCTTAAACCGGAAATGGGGGGTGATGGTGGGTTAACCAGGGATACGGCTGCCCATATATTTTCGCTGCACGGTAAGGGGCAGGGAAAGGGAGGCTATTAAAGATTTTATAAAACCAGGAGGAGAACTTTCAATGAAAAATTGGGCCAGGTTAAGAAAAAAACTGGTAATACCGGGCATACTGGTACTTCTGGTTGCCATGCTGTTGGCTGGCTGTGGCGGTGGTAAGACCGGAAGTCAAAAAGGTGCTCCCGACAGCCAGCAGAGTGCCCGGGAGAAGATCATTAGAATCTCGGAGGCCAACGTACCCAATATTGATCCGGGAGTGGGGTCCGACTACGCCAGTTCTATTGCACTGGCCAATCTTTACGATACGCTGGTCTTTCCCAGCCATGATGGTACGTTAAAACCCTGGCTGGCTACTGATTGGAAAACCAGTAGCGATGGTCTTACATGGACCTTCAATTTAAGACATGGTGTGAAATTCCACAATGGGGACGAACTGACGGCGGAAGACGTGGTTTTCTCCATGCAAAGAATGCTTACCCTGGGTGAAGGTTACGGTTATCTCTTCACCGACGTCGTGAAAGAAGTCAAGGCCCTGGATAATTACACGGTACAATTCACTTTGAAAAAGACATTTGGCCCGTTCCTTTCCACCCTGGTGAGGCTGTACATCTTAAATAAAGATCAAGTAATGGCCAATATCAAGCCCGGTCCTTACGGGAAGATGGGCGACTATGGTAAGGACTGGCTAATTACCAATGATGCCGGTAGCGGCCCCTATATGGTCAAAGAGCTGAAGAAACAGGAGCACCTTTATGCCGTCAAATTTGATCATTACTGGGGCGGGTGGGATCAGGACGC is a window from the Desulfofundulus luciae genome containing:
- a CDS encoding UbiX family flavin prenyltransferase, coding for MRIIVAITGASGAIYGITLLDQLKLSGIETHLILSPWAAKTITLETRWTPEQVMALASYSYAANDLAAPVASGSFVHQGMIIAPCSMKTLASIALGYSDNLITRAADVTIKERRPLILMTRETPLNAIHLENMLKLARLGVVIMPPVPSFYQHPETIEDLVLQTTGRVLDLLGIENNLVKRWGAIGTGPLFTGSE
- a CDS encoding YhcN/YlaJ family sporulation lipoprotein; its protein translation is MRKWPVWFSIISLALMLVSGCTVARKPAPPSPAAPGPAPTAPGQAAPAPRPLPTTPAEAHRLATKLAAEAEKVPGVKSATVVLTGNTAIVGLDIKSGVERGRTAAIKDEVARKIRAADKRVATVRVTTDPDTVTRIRRVAEGISRGTPVASFNREIQEILRRITPTTR